A window of Castanea sativa cultivar Marrone di Chiusa Pesio chromosome 1, ASM4071231v1 contains these coding sequences:
- the LOC142628580 gene encoding uncharacterized protein LOC142628580 yields MANLLRLLKQWPTLHHHHCYTCATVHHIFTSPLLPLTSQTLSPPPPLSLTTVPSSRRKVHFKSRGLRLHNEPTPSDLESSDSDPDSKKSRNQLKREARRAVLWGMDLASFSNRQIRRILRVASLDEEVFEALMLAKRLGSDVREGKRRQFNYIGKLLREVQPELMDTLIQATKDGDESRLRALSNSLIIEEDDEEAEEMEDKVEEEGSDECISIATRWSEGLINKDIKITNEVYSVQSVEFDRQELRKVVRRVNSIQDKQATTTEENKKEVDAAMMAARRSLNRFLLSITKQMPSD; encoded by the exons atggCTAATCTGTTGCGGCTTCTAAAGCAATGGCCGACATTGCACCACCACCACTGCTACACCTGCGCAACAGTACATCACATCTTCACCTCACCCTTACTACCACTCACATCACAAACTCTCTCTCCTCCTCCACCTCTCTCACTAACCACAGTGCCTTCATCTCGTCGCAAAGTCCATTTCAAATCACGCGGACTCAGATTGCACAACGAGCCAACGCCGTCCGATCTCGAATCGAGCGACTCAGACCCCGATTCAAAAAAGAGCCGAAACCAGCTGAAACGCGAGGCTCGCCGCGCTGTCCTTTGGGGCATGGACCTCGCTTCTTTCTCTAATCGTCAAATCAGACGTATCCTCAG AGTGGCTTCTCTTGACGAAGAGGTTTTCGAAGCTCTAATGCTAGCGAAG AGATTAGGGTCTGATGTTCGAGAAGGAAAGCGAAGGCAGTTCAATTATATTG GTAAACTGCTACGGGAAGTGCAACCTGAATTGATGGATACTTTAATCCAGGCTACAAAAGATGGTGACGAGAGTAGGCTGCGGGCTTTGAGTAATTCACTGATCattgaggaagatgatgaagaagctGAAGAAATGGAAGACAAAGTGGAAGAGGAG GGGTCTGATGAATGCATCAGCATAGCAACCAGATGGTCTGAAGGTCTGATTAATAAGGACATAAAAATCACCAATGAAGTTTACTCTGTTCAGAGTGTTGAATTTGACCGTCAG GAGTTGCGTAAAGTTGTCCGTAGAGTTAACTCAATTCAAGATAAACAGGCCACCACTACTGAGGaaaacaagaaagaagtagATGCAGCAATGATGGCTGCCAGAAGGTCCCTCAACCGCTTCCTTCTTTCAATTACGAAGCAAATGCCAAGTGATTAA